A section of the Amycolatopsis sp. AA4 genome encodes:
- a CDS encoding phenazine-specific anthranilate synthase component I, translating to MSDQETFSREFATDGEPFALLYRPGATGTGTLELFRGPMAELSSLSDLAAETPERPRTGPATLVLVPFRQVVERGYACQDDHAPLLAMRIRTATTISLTDFLAAVPDSEVRFDAAGFDLADDDYARIVAKVLAEEIGSGAGANFVIKRSFSARVRNCSVATELTLFRRLLLGEDGAHWTFLVHTGGRTFVGASPERHVGLSAGIATMNPISGTLRYGATGPSVEQALSFLDDRKEVEELYMVVDEELKMMAGVCAEGVEIDGPCLRQMRHLAHTEYFVRGRTAQPPHEILRRTLLAPTVTGSPVESACQVLKRHEPAGRGYYSGVAALIGHDAEGRPEMDSAILIRTAELAPDGSLAFGVGATLVRHSDPDSEVAETHAKAAGLLSALRGEQRSASGTAGLDLSRHPDIRRGLAARNSGLARFWLRDRAGVDWQAPELTGLRALVVDNEDTFTAMLAHQLRALGLVVSVVPWRSRPSHEEFDVVVPGPGPGDPNDSGQPKIAALGALIEQLLADRRAFVAVCLSHQVLCRLLGLDVVRRPEPNQGVRHRIDLFGENVDVGFYNTFAARSDSESLFSAYSTEPVRLSRDEPTGEVHAVSGSGFTSVQFHPESLLTEHGPHLLRNLVSTALWPGVRTVGRLRSVPTAKD from the coding sequence GTGAGCGACCAGGAGACGTTCTCGCGGGAGTTCGCGACCGACGGGGAACCGTTCGCTCTGCTGTACCGGCCGGGTGCGACCGGGACCGGGACACTGGAGCTGTTCCGCGGGCCGATGGCCGAGCTGTCGAGTCTTTCGGACCTGGCGGCGGAAACGCCGGAACGTCCTCGCACCGGCCCGGCGACGTTGGTGCTGGTGCCGTTCCGGCAGGTCGTCGAACGGGGATACGCCTGCCAAGACGACCACGCGCCGTTGCTGGCGATGCGGATCCGCACGGCGACGACCATCAGCCTGACCGACTTCCTCGCCGCGGTACCGGACAGCGAGGTGCGCTTCGACGCGGCCGGTTTCGACCTGGCCGACGACGATTACGCACGCATCGTCGCGAAAGTGCTCGCCGAGGAAATCGGCTCCGGGGCTGGGGCCAACTTCGTGATCAAACGGTCTTTCTCGGCCCGGGTGCGGAATTGCTCCGTGGCCACCGAGCTGACTCTGTTTCGCCGATTGCTGCTGGGCGAGGACGGCGCGCACTGGACCTTCCTCGTGCACACGGGCGGACGTACGTTCGTCGGGGCGAGTCCGGAGCGGCACGTCGGCCTGTCGGCGGGCATCGCCACGATGAATCCGATCAGCGGCACTCTGCGCTATGGCGCGACCGGGCCTTCTGTCGAGCAGGCACTCAGTTTCCTAGACGACCGCAAAGAGGTCGAGGAGCTGTACATGGTTGTCGACGAGGAACTGAAGATGATGGCGGGGGTCTGTGCCGAAGGCGTCGAGATCGACGGGCCTTGCCTTCGGCAGATGCGGCATCTGGCACACACCGAGTACTTCGTCCGCGGCCGGACGGCCCAGCCTCCGCACGAGATCCTGCGCCGGACTCTTCTCGCCCCCACGGTGACCGGCAGCCCGGTGGAAAGCGCGTGCCAGGTCCTGAAGCGACACGAACCCGCGGGCCGCGGCTACTACAGCGGGGTGGCCGCGCTGATCGGCCACGACGCCGAGGGCAGGCCCGAGATGGACTCCGCGATTCTCATCCGCACGGCCGAACTGGCGCCGGACGGTTCTCTCGCGTTCGGAGTCGGGGCGACCTTGGTCCGCCATTCCGACCCGGACAGCGAAGTGGCCGAGACCCACGCGAAAGCGGCTGGTCTGCTCTCCGCGCTGCGGGGCGAGCAACGCTCGGCCAGCGGAACGGCAGGCCTCGATCTGAGCCGTCATCCCGACATCCGGCGCGGCCTCGCCGCTCGCAACAGCGGGCTGGCCCGGTTCTGGCTGCGCGACCGGGCGGGCGTCGATTGGCAGGCCCCCGAACTGACCGGGCTACGGGCACTGGTCGTGGACAACGAAGACACTTTCACCGCGATGCTCGCCCACCAGTTGCGTGCGCTCGGCCTCGTCGTTTCCGTCGTGCCCTGGCGTTCTCGGCCCTCGCACGAGGAGTTCGACGTGGTGGTGCCCGGTCCTGGCCCGGGCGATCCCAACGACAGCGGTCAGCCGAAGATCGCCGCCCTCGGCGCCTTGATCGAGCAATTGCTCGCTGACCGCCGCGCATTCGTCGCGGTGTGTCTGTCCCACCAGGTGCTCTGCAGACTGCTGGGACTCGACGTGGTTCGTCGTCCCGAGCCCAATCAAGGGGTGCGGCACCGCATCGATCTGTTCGGCGAGAACGTGGATGTCGGCTTCTACAACACGTTCGCCGCCCGGTCCGACAGCGAGAGCCTGTTCAGCGCGTACTCCACGGAGCCGGTGCGGCTGAGCCGGGACGAGCCGACCGGCGAGGTGCACGCGGTGAGCGGCTCCGGATTCACGTCAGTCCAGTTCCATCCGGAATCGCTGCTCACCGAGCACGGCCCGCACTTGCTGCGGAATCTCGTCAGCACGGCGTTGTGGCCGGGAGTGCGCACCGTCGGCCGCCTTCGTTCCGTTCCGACCGCAAAGGATTGA
- a CDS encoding thioesterase domain-containing protein, with protein MSRAVLVPELRKLASGRTGRQLVVLPPAGGGFLPYLGLAATLAEHGDVHAVRATGLAAGEEPDTDVPAMVSRCLAAIRGLPAAPAVLTGWSLGGVLAWHVAAHLAAHEGHRPAVVLLDSFARLSPDADLAAFTQSIVDGWPASLPEADRNRLRRTATAHVRAAAGHQVSVPYAGPVLLLACGDGPVPRQRADWERLSSRLRTEVVDGGHFGLLAEERLPAVAGHVDGFLHDVLGKEGSP; from the coding sequence GTGAGCCGCGCGGTGCTCGTCCCGGAGCTGCGGAAGCTCGCTTCCGGACGGACCGGCCGCCAGCTCGTCGTGCTTCCTCCCGCGGGCGGTGGTTTCCTGCCCTACCTGGGGTTGGCGGCCACGCTTGCCGAGCACGGCGACGTGCACGCGGTGCGGGCGACGGGCCTCGCCGCGGGCGAAGAGCCCGACACTGACGTACCGGCGATGGTATCCCGCTGCCTGGCCGCGATCCGCGGTCTGCCGGCCGCACCGGCGGTGCTGACCGGATGGTCGCTCGGCGGAGTGCTGGCCTGGCACGTCGCGGCTCATCTCGCCGCGCACGAAGGACACCGGCCCGCGGTCGTGCTGCTCGACAGCTTCGCCCGGCTGTCACCGGACGCGGACCTCGCCGCGTTCACTCAATCCATTGTGGACGGATGGCCTGCCTCGCTGCCGGAGGCGGACCGGAACCGTCTGCGCCGTACCGCGACCGCGCACGTACGGGCCGCGGCCGGACATCAGGTGAGCGTTCCGTACGCCGGGCCCGTCCTGTTGCTGGCTTGCGGCGACGGTCCGGTGCCGCGGCAGCGCGCGGACTGGGAACGGCTTTCGAGCCGGCTGCGCACGGAGGTGGTCGACGGCGGCCACTTCGGTTTGCTTGCGGAGGAACGTTTGCCTGCCGTCGCTGGTCACGTCGACGGTTTCCTGCACGACGTACTGGGGAAGGAGGGGAGCCCGTGA
- a CDS encoding SDR family NAD(P)-dependent oxidoreductase produces the protein MLLAPADLTLFADASGDRNPLHVDAEYARRTPFGQPVAHGVLTAVAALDEVPGPPGEISGVDLEFTRPTHAGFPYSTNISHDPDGRTKVTVAEGAETCLTVRLTHGPGGTAVAAPRRPRSHPRSFAPEEFARGLAVSGQYGPGSELDALVARWPGAARLLGRTALTGLLWCSFVAGMELPGRDCLLNTISLRLRPAGGRPALRYRAEVRDFDPRFGLLTVEAELDDGAAVVAEATLETMVRRPVPGPDSDRLVALLPCSDRLYGCTAAIAGGSRGLGAALVLALASQGARVLVGHRSGDLSELAVKGAELGGEVVSCPGDAADPAWADQVRRLAGDELDLLVCSAAPPIRPLRLDSASLPRVQNFVADAFALASAPLAGLLPSLAKTSGRCLVVSSSAVAEPPADWPHYVAAKHAVEGLTQWAAAQHPECEFFVSRPGMLLTEQMNTPGTREIAQAVEPVAAAMADRLADSAPAKSRPELIEH, from the coding sequence ATGCTGCTTGCCCCCGCCGACCTCACCCTGTTCGCCGACGCGAGCGGAGATCGCAATCCCTTGCATGTCGATGCCGAATACGCTCGTCGGACGCCTTTCGGGCAACCAGTCGCGCACGGCGTGCTCACCGCCGTCGCGGCTCTCGACGAGGTTCCGGGGCCGCCGGGCGAGATCTCGGGCGTCGACCTCGAGTTCACGCGGCCGACGCATGCCGGCTTTCCCTACAGCACCAATATTTCCCACGATCCGGACGGCCGGACAAAGGTCACCGTCGCCGAGGGAGCGGAGACCTGCCTGACCGTCCGGCTGACCCACGGCCCCGGCGGCACCGCGGTCGCGGCGCCACGCCGTCCGCGCAGCCATCCGCGTTCCTTCGCACCGGAGGAATTCGCCCGGGGGCTCGCGGTCAGCGGCCAATACGGCCCGGGCAGCGAGCTGGACGCGCTCGTCGCGCGGTGGCCGGGAGCGGCCCGGCTGCTCGGGCGAACCGCGTTGACCGGGCTCCTGTGGTGCAGTTTTGTCGCGGGCATGGAACTTCCGGGCCGCGACTGCCTGCTCAACACCATTTCGCTGAGGCTGCGCCCGGCCGGCGGCCGGCCCGCGCTGCGGTACCGCGCGGAGGTCCGGGACTTCGATCCCCGTTTCGGTCTGCTCACCGTCGAGGCCGAACTCGACGACGGGGCGGCGGTCGTGGCCGAAGCGACCCTGGAGACGATGGTCCGCCGCCCGGTGCCGGGACCGGACAGCGACCGGCTCGTCGCCCTCCTGCCCTGTTCCGACCGGCTGTACGGGTGCACCGCGGCCATCGCGGGCGGAAGCCGCGGCCTCGGCGCGGCACTGGTGCTCGCGCTTGCCAGCCAAGGCGCCCGGGTGCTTGTCGGCCATCGGAGCGGCGACCTGTCCGAACTGGCCGTGAAAGGCGCGGAACTCGGTGGAGAGGTCGTGTCGTGCCCCGGCGACGCGGCAGACCCGGCCTGGGCCGACCAGGTCAGGCGACTCGCCGGCGATGAGCTGGATCTGCTGGTCTGCAGTGCCGCGCCGCCGATCCGCCCGCTGCGCTTGGACTCCGCGAGCCTGCCGCGCGTCCAGAATTTCGTCGCCGACGCTTTCGCCCTGGCGAGCGCGCCGCTGGCCGGATTGCTGCCCTCGCTGGCGAAAACGTCCGGCCGCTGCCTGGTCGTGTCCTCGTCCGCGGTCGCCGAACCGCCCGCGGACTGGCCGCACTACGTCGCCGCCAAACACGCGGTCGAAGGGCTCACCCAGTGGGCGGCCGCACAGCATCCCGAGTGCGAATTCTTCGTCAGTCGGCCGGGAATGCTGCTGACTGAGCAGATGAACACGCCCGGAACGCGGGAAATCGCACAAGCGGTGGAGCCAGTCGCGGCCGCGATGGCCGACCGCCTGGCAGATTCGGCTCCCGCGAAGAGCCGGCCCGAATTGATCGAGCACTGA
- a CDS encoding LuxR C-terminal-related transcriptional regulator translates to MFENVVVRGRDEVRSRIRDLLIHIRSNTGRIILLEGAPGIGKSILLKKTRDLGEEFGFRLAPSGVSLFDTTQSSGAAHSWCTRQPSGQPLLVLADDAQLAAPEAVRRLSWLPGLLSARPLCLVLARVPGMGGTELNRLLTTASTLVHPIRLNPLDAASFDAMLGDLLGARPDEPLRQAAAELGGNPRLLVDLVTGLRAEDGIETADGIARLRGTVPPERLRTTLVHKVRSLTPPTRKLVQVGAGLGRAFLLADAAKLLREAPGNLLLCADEALAAGLLVESGERLSFPGRLVWQGVADSVAPSVFAPLRAEAEALLGESTAENRESDDEAGQESSARWSRLTSAERHIAKLVGSGLTNRQVARDAMISTHTVNYHLRSIYRKLGIRSRVDLTRLIHQNPR, encoded by the coding sequence ATGTTCGAGAACGTGGTGGTGCGCGGCCGCGACGAAGTCCGCAGTCGAATAAGAGACCTGCTTATCCACATCAGATCGAACACCGGGAGAATCATTTTATTGGAGGGCGCTCCCGGAATCGGGAAAAGCATTCTCCTGAAGAAGACCCGCGACCTGGGCGAGGAATTCGGTTTTCGCCTGGCACCCAGTGGTGTTTCCCTGTTCGACACCACGCAGTCATCCGGCGCGGCCCATTCCTGGTGCACGCGGCAGCCGAGCGGCCAACCGCTGCTCGTGCTCGCCGACGACGCTCAACTGGCCGCACCGGAAGCCGTCCGGCGGCTCTCCTGGTTGCCCGGTTTGCTTTCCGCTCGCCCGCTCTGCCTCGTCCTGGCGCGAGTTCCGGGCATGGGCGGCACCGAACTGAACCGATTGCTCACCACCGCCAGCACCCTGGTGCACCCGATCAGGTTGAACCCGCTCGACGCCGCTTCGTTCGACGCCATGCTGGGCGATTTGCTCGGCGCCCGCCCGGATGAACCGCTGCGCCAAGCGGCCGCCGAACTCGGCGGCAACCCTCGGCTCCTGGTCGACCTGGTGACCGGCCTGCGTGCCGAGGACGGGATCGAAACCGCGGACGGAATCGCGCGGCTGCGCGGAACGGTGCCACCGGAACGGCTGCGGACCACGTTGGTCCACAAGGTCCGCAGCCTCACCCCTCCGACCCGCAAGCTCGTCCAGGTCGGTGCGGGGCTCGGCCGTGCTTTCCTCCTGGCCGACGCGGCGAAACTGCTCCGGGAAGCTCCCGGAAACCTGCTGCTGTGCGCAGACGAGGCGCTGGCCGCGGGCCTGCTCGTCGAATCCGGAGAACGGCTGAGCTTCCCCGGACGGCTGGTGTGGCAGGGCGTCGCCGATTCCGTCGCGCCGAGCGTGTTCGCGCCGCTGCGGGCCGAAGCCGAAGCGCTGCTCGGCGAATCAACCGCCGAAAACCGGGAATCCGACGACGAGGCCGGGCAGGAATCGTCCGCCCGATGGAGCCGGCTGACCAGCGCGGAGCGGCACATCGCCAAGCTCGTCGGCTCCGGCCTGACCAACCGGCAGGTCGCCAGGGACGCGATGATCTCCACGCACACCGTCAACTACCACCTCCGGAGCATTTACCGGAAGCTGGGGATCCGGTCGCGGGTGGACCTGACCCGGCTCATCCACCAGAACCCGCGGTGA
- a CDS encoding AMP-binding protein: MSSDLGNMRAVALPVTDAQRELLAVDRFVPVPHLYNVVVEAEVDPGCEPADLAEAFAAVLAVQPALRSGLPERPDDGALLVASDVGSSGVLRDWSAPAAEFELCRAAALEEVGATAFALDRPPLVRAVHLRADDRSRAVLVLAVHHSVFDGYSVGVLRTELNLALQGKLEVEDLVPQREAAFAGELAEQVAAAAAPEADAAAAALADRLRGVSPTVLYPLPGRPAETLFAGARREIPLTPAESSGIDQVCRELEISPFTLFAALHSATLARHTGEDAVVFGTSVMTRRTGASFDLCGFFVNTVPVAVRVDWDQSFAGFVADAVAPEAARARRNAAVPLSRVAAHLKPERRGNRNPVFTTLLTMQEPADDGGAGAPVRSMRQHGNDTAKFDLLLWAKPTRQGWLLEVEHDRRLVPDPVVSGYLDSLRSAIAAVGRERGGVPVRELFGNGSAVRELPGNVVEYCDFARRVLEVADACPDAVAVEERRTRLAYGELAKRVREATGGLAERGVGPGDIVGVTTGDLVHSVVAVLAILSCQAVYLPLETDLPRERLAAMVEQAGCETVVGEGEFPGARVYPIEELRGPATEPASGGDGACGVYTMFTSGSTGRPKGVLMANAPLANLAAWQQSALDMSPRTRFLQYAPLGFDVSFQEIFPALLAGGTVVSRRPVDRQDLPALVRRAALAEVTHVYLPAAALGAFARAAQAAGELLPAARFLCVAGEQLVADESVQRFFAERPHIVLVNMYGPTETHVATAAFFRAADQPWRVHAPIGRPLPGVVARIVDAAGRSAPPGVPGELRLGGIAPALGYVRDPRLSAERFVDGEYRTGDQVLADAGGELVYLGRGDGQVKIRGYRVELGEVEAAANGIAGVKRAVAAVAPGQRLMLFFVPEGDPEPDAVRAALSRRLPGYMVPVRVFPVSSIPTGFTGKLDREALVRKAAEAVGDESPSAAGVPSNALEAQLRRWWEEALGAPVPLDGSLLDHGAHSLNVVVVLSRIEAEHGVEVPVLDFFREPTVRALAGLVEAGRGAA; this comes from the coding sequence ATGTCTAGCGATCTGGGGAACATGCGAGCGGTGGCGTTGCCGGTCACCGACGCCCAGCGCGAACTGCTCGCGGTCGATCGATTCGTCCCGGTGCCCCATCTCTACAACGTCGTGGTGGAGGCGGAGGTGGATCCGGGGTGCGAACCGGCGGATCTCGCCGAGGCTTTCGCCGCGGTGCTGGCGGTGCAACCGGCATTGCGCTCCGGGCTGCCGGAACGGCCGGACGACGGTGCGCTGCTAGTGGCTTCGGACGTGGGCAGTTCCGGGGTGCTCCGGGACTGGTCGGCTCCGGCGGCGGAGTTCGAGCTCTGCCGGGCCGCCGCGCTCGAAGAAGTCGGCGCCACGGCTTTCGCGCTCGACCGGCCGCCTCTTGTCCGCGCGGTGCACCTGCGTGCCGATGACCGGTCGCGCGCCGTGCTCGTACTCGCGGTGCACCATTCGGTCTTCGACGGCTACTCGGTGGGCGTGCTTCGGACCGAGCTGAATCTGGCCCTGCAGGGAAAACTGGAAGTCGAGGACCTGGTTCCGCAACGGGAAGCGGCCTTTGCCGGAGAACTCGCCGAGCAGGTCGCGGCGGCGGCCGCGCCGGAAGCGGACGCCGCGGCGGCCGCGCTGGCCGATCGGCTCCGGGGAGTGTCCCCGACCGTGCTGTATCCGCTTCCGGGCCGTCCGGCCGAGACGCTTTTCGCCGGCGCTCGTCGGGAAATCCCGCTCACTCCAGCGGAATCGTCCGGAATCGACCAGGTCTGCCGCGAGCTCGAGATCAGCCCGTTCACCCTGTTCGCCGCACTGCACTCGGCGACGCTGGCCCGGCACACCGGCGAGGACGCCGTCGTTTTCGGGACGAGCGTGATGACCCGCAGGACCGGTGCGTCCTTCGACCTGTGCGGGTTCTTCGTGAACACCGTGCCGGTGGCCGTGCGGGTGGACTGGGACCAGTCCTTCGCCGGCTTCGTCGCCGACGCCGTGGCACCCGAGGCGGCGCGGGCGCGCCGGAACGCGGCCGTGCCGCTGAGCCGGGTCGCCGCCCATCTGAAGCCCGAACGCCGGGGCAATCGGAACCCGGTCTTCACCACGCTGCTGACGATGCAAGAACCGGCGGACGACGGGGGAGCGGGCGCGCCGGTTCGTTCGATGCGCCAGCACGGCAACGACACCGCGAAGTTCGATTTGCTGCTGTGGGCGAAGCCGACCCGGCAAGGGTGGCTGCTGGAGGTCGAGCACGACCGGCGGCTGGTGCCGGATCCCGTGGTCTCCGGTTACCTGGACTCCCTTCGGTCGGCCATCGCCGCCGTAGGCCGGGAGCGCGGCGGCGTCCCGGTGCGCGAGCTGTTCGGCAACGGTTCCGCGGTGCGCGAGCTTCCGGGCAACGTCGTGGAATATTGCGATTTCGCGCGACGAGTGCTCGAGGTCGCCGACGCCTGCCCGGACGCGGTCGCGGTGGAGGAACGGCGGACCCGGCTCGCCTACGGCGAACTCGCGAAACGCGTCCGGGAAGCGACCGGCGGCTTGGCCGAACGCGGCGTGGGCCCGGGCGACATCGTCGGCGTGACCACCGGAGACCTCGTGCACAGCGTGGTCGCGGTACTGGCGATTCTTTCGTGCCAAGCCGTTTATCTGCCGCTGGAAACGGACCTTCCCCGCGAACGGCTGGCAGCCATGGTCGAGCAGGCTGGTTGCGAGACGGTGGTCGGCGAAGGCGAATTTCCCGGGGCTCGCGTTTATCCCATCGAAGAACTCCGCGGCCCCGCGACAGAACCCGCTTCCGGCGGAGACGGCGCGTGCGGCGTCTACACGATGTTCACCTCAGGCTCGACGGGACGGCCTAAGGGCGTCTTGATGGCCAACGCGCCGTTGGCGAACCTCGCCGCATGGCAGCAGAGCGCGCTGGACATGTCTCCTCGGACGAGATTCCTGCAGTACGCGCCGCTCGGCTTCGACGTTTCTTTCCAAGAGATCTTTCCTGCCTTGCTGGCGGGCGGGACCGTCGTTTCGCGACGACCGGTCGACCGGCAGGACCTGCCCGCGTTGGTGCGCCGGGCGGCGCTGGCCGAGGTGACTCACGTCTATCTCCCCGCCGCCGCGCTCGGCGCCTTCGCCAGAGCCGCGCAGGCGGCAGGAGAACTGTTGCCCGCGGCCCGGTTTCTCTGCGTGGCGGGCGAGCAGTTGGTGGCAGACGAATCGGTGCAGCGGTTCTTCGCCGAGCGGCCGCACATCGTGCTCGTGAACATGTACGGCCCGACCGAAACCCACGTCGCCACCGCGGCCTTCTTCCGGGCCGCGGACCAGCCGTGGCGGGTGCACGCCCCGATCGGCCGTCCGCTCCCCGGCGTGGTCGCCCGGATCGTCGACGCGGCCGGGCGGTCGGCTCCTCCCGGCGTGCCCGGCGAACTTCGGCTCGGCGGGATCGCGCCGGCGTTGGGCTACGTCCGCGATCCGCGGCTCTCCGCCGAACGATTCGTCGACGGCGAATACCGCACCGGCGATCAGGTGCTGGCCGACGCGGGGGGCGAACTGGTTTACCTCGGCCGGGGCGACGGCCAGGTGAAGATCCGCGGCTACCGGGTCGAACTGGGAGAGGTGGAGGCCGCGGCGAACGGGATCGCCGGAGTGAAGCGCGCGGTCGCCGCGGTCGCGCCGGGGCAGCGGCTGATGCTGTTTTTCGTGCCTGAGGGCGACCCGGAGCCGGACGCGGTGCGTGCGGCCCTTTCCCGGCGGCTGCCCGGATACATGGTCCCCGTCCGGGTTTTCCCGGTCAGCTCGATCCCGACTGGATTCACCGGGAAGCTCGACCGGGAAGCGTTGGTGCGCAAGGCGGCCGAGGCGGTGGGAGACGAGTCGCCGTCCGCGGCCGGAGTGCCGTCGAATGCGCTGGAGGCGCAGCTGCGACGGTGGTGGGAGGAGGCGCTTGGCGCGCCGGTTCCTCTTGACGGGTCGCTGCTCGACCACGGTGCGCACTCGCTGAATGTGGTGGTCGTGCTCAGCCGGATCGAAGCCGAGCACGGGGTCGAAGTGCCGGTGCTGGATTTCTTCCGGGAGCCGACTGTGCGCGCGCTGGCCGGGCTTGTCGAGGCCGGGCGAGGTGCCGCGTGA
- a CDS encoding acyl carrier protein: MEKHRNSALAVNSAGRPDRVEETVLTALRDVLDVAEVAPENRFAVLGGDSLRAVRVLSRLWRELGVELPVHALRPGTTVGEFVGAVREHVEARPA; encoded by the coding sequence ATGGAGAAGCACCGGAATTCCGCGCTGGCCGTGAACTCGGCCGGGCGGCCCGACCGGGTCGAAGAGACAGTTTTGACGGCGTTGCGAGACGTGCTGGACGTGGCCGAAGTGGCTCCAGAGAACCGGTTCGCCGTGCTGGGCGGCGATTCGTTGCGCGCGGTGCGCGTGCTTTCCCGGCTGTGGCGCGAGCTGGGCGTCGAGCTTCCGGTGCACGCGTTGCGGCCCGGCACCACGGTCGGGGAGTTCGTCGGCGCGGTCCGCGAGCACGTCGAGGCGAGGCCCGCATGA
- a CDS encoding HAD family hydrolase, whose protein sequence is MNGAGKPGIALAGTFTLDAVTGPMAALLAEREGGRPLAVAPYGQVLEALHDPASPLRGHNGVNVLLLRPEDFFRGGGFAAGRDRADAMLAELVEMLGRLPDLAAATWFVAVLPASPAVCARPETRQWVREAGARLVAAAEAVPAVYPVAVDELGTRYGVTEVHDEYADRIGHLPYTDEYCAALGTQLVRLAASVWAKPKKVVVLDCDNTLWAGVCGEDGALGVRVTAAHRRLQEFMLDQRARGKLLCLCSRNNEADVKEVFERNPGMVLGWQHVSAHRIGWNPKAHSLRELAEELDLSPSSFVFVDDDVVECASVRAQLPDVTVLELSRDPAEIDSQLDHAWAFDQLVVTEEDRLRADWYSTRGDRVALRDASADYQDFLDRCEIEVGFTELTEDMLDRAAQLTARTTQFNLAGVVYSVGELRALLASGSRGWTVRVADRFGDYGTVGLVVAETKGDALELPVFLLSCRVLNRRVEQEVLRFAADQAARSGLSALRLPVRPTARNAPARLFVEQAAGVVLGEDDEPVTVTVPVREWLRQPA, encoded by the coding sequence ATGAACGGCGCCGGGAAACCGGGGATCGCGCTTGCCGGAACCTTCACCCTCGATGCCGTGACCGGCCCGATGGCGGCGCTGCTCGCGGAGCGGGAAGGCGGACGGCCGCTCGCGGTCGCGCCGTACGGCCAGGTGCTGGAAGCACTGCACGATCCCGCGAGCCCGTTACGCGGCCACAACGGCGTCAACGTTCTTCTCCTGCGGCCCGAAGACTTCTTTCGCGGCGGGGGATTCGCCGCCGGGCGAGACCGGGCTGACGCCATGCTCGCGGAACTCGTCGAGATGCTCGGACGGCTCCCGGACCTGGCGGCGGCCACTTGGTTCGTGGCGGTGCTGCCGGCTTCTCCCGCCGTGTGCGCCCGGCCGGAAACCCGCCAGTGGGTCCGGGAGGCAGGCGCTCGCCTCGTCGCCGCGGCCGAAGCCGTGCCCGCGGTGTACCCGGTTGCCGTCGACGAACTCGGAACTCGTTACGGCGTAACAGAAGTGCACGACGAGTACGCCGACCGCATCGGACACTTGCCGTATACCGACGAGTACTGTGCCGCTCTCGGCACTCAGCTCGTGCGGCTCGCCGCGAGCGTATGGGCCAAGCCGAAGAAGGTCGTCGTGCTCGACTGCGACAACACCTTGTGGGCCGGGGTCTGCGGCGAGGACGGAGCTCTCGGCGTGCGGGTCACCGCGGCCCACCGGCGGTTGCAGGAGTTCATGCTCGACCAGCGCGCCCGCGGAAAGCTGCTCTGCCTGTGCAGCAGAAACAACGAGGCAGACGTCAAGGAAGTCTTCGAGCGCAATCCGGGCATGGTGCTGGGCTGGCAGCACGTCTCCGCGCACCGGATCGGGTGGAACCCGAAAGCGCATTCTCTGCGCGAGCTCGCCGAAGAACTGGACCTGTCGCCGAGCTCGTTCGTCTTCGTCGACGACGACGTCGTGGAGTGCGCGTCGGTACGGGCTCAGCTGCCGGACGTCACCGTGCTGGAACTGTCGCGCGACCCCGCGGAGATCGACAGTCAGCTCGACCACGCCTGGGCTTTCGACCAGCTGGTGGTGACCGAGGAGGACCGGTTGCGCGCCGACTGGTACTCCACCCGCGGCGACCGGGTCGCGCTGCGCGATGCCAGTGCCGACTATCAGGACTTCCTCGACAGGTGCGAGATCGAGGTCGGCTTCACCGAGCTGACCGAGGACATGCTCGACCGGGCCGCTCAGCTGACCGCGCGCACCACGCAGTTCAACCTGGCCGGTGTCGTCTACTCGGTCGGAGAGCTGCGCGCGTTGCTGGCCAGCGGGTCTCGAGGCTGGACGGTGCGAGTCGCGGACCGGTTCGGCGACTACGGCACGGTCGGCCTGGTGGTCGCCGAAACCAAGGGCGACGCCCTCGAACTCCCGGTGTTCTTGCTCAGCTGCCGGGTCCTCAACCGCCGCGTCGAGCAGGAAGTGCTGCGGTTCGCGGCGGACCAAGCCGCCCGGTCGGGGCTTTCGGCACTCCGCTTGCCGGTGCGGCCGACCGCGCGCAACGCGCCGGCCAGGTTGTTCGTCGAGCAGGCGGCGGGCGTCGTCCTCGGCGAGGACGACGAGCCGGTGACCGTGACGGTCCCGGTGCGCGAATGGCTGCGCCAGCCCGCTTGA